Within Vannielia litorea, the genomic segment TGACACCGTCGACCAGGTCTGGCAGGATCACGTCATGAACAGCGAGGCGCTCAAGTCCTATGCCACCGACCGTGGCGCCGTCTTTGCCCCGAGCTTTGGCGAGGGCGCCCTCGAAAAGGCGATGCCGGTGGTCGTGTCCGAGGCCTGCGCCCGCGTGACCCGCGGCGAGGCGGTCGTCGATCCTTCGGAGATCGGCATCGACTGCCCGGCCGAGTAAGCGCGCTTCTTCGGGCGGGGCCCTCCGCGGCTCCGCCCGGATCTGACTGCATTCAAGAGAACTGGTGATACCATGCACATGGCCCTGGCGGACCGCCTTACGGCTATCCTGCTGTTCCTGCTCGGACTGGCGCTGCTCGCGGGCGGCTACACGATGGACCGGCTGGAAATCAGGCAAATCCACCCGGCCTCGATCCCCGGCCTCGTGCCGATGATCCTGGGTGTGTTGCTGTCGCTTTGCGCGGCATTGCTCTTCTGGACGTCCGTCAAGACGGACGAGCGCAACGCGGCCCTGGTGCTCTCGGGCGGGTCCTGGGCACGGCTGGGGATCACCACCACGATCTGCACGGTCTATGCGCTGGGGCTCGTGGGCTGGCTGCCGTATTTCTGGGCCACCTTCGTCTTCACCACCTGCTTTACCCTGGTCTTTTCCTTCCCTGTCGAGGGCGCGCGGCGCGCGCAGGTCATTTCGCTCGCCGGGGCCCTGGCCCTGGGGTTCGGGGTGGCGCTGGGATCTTCGCTGCTGTTCGAGAAGCTCTTCCTGGTGCGGTTGCCATGAGCGGGCTGGGCGATCTTCTCTCCGGGCTGGGCACGTTGCTCACGCCGACGATGCTGTTTCATGCGGCATGGGCCACGCTTCTGGGCATCGTGGTGGGCTCCTTGCCGGGTCTGACGGCGACGATGGGCGTGGCGCTGATGACCACGCTGACCTATTCGCTGGATTCCACCTCCGCGATCTTCGTGCTGATCTGCATGTATGTCGGTGCGATCTATGGCGGCTCGCGCAGCGCGATCCTGCTCAACATTCCCGGCACGCCCGCCAGTGCGGCGACCTCGCTGGACGGCTATCCGCTGGCCAAGCAGGGGCGGGCGGGCTACGCGATGGGGCTGGCCACTGCGGGCTCGGCCCTGGGCACGCTGGCGGGCGTGCTGATGCTGGTGCTGATCGCGCCGCCCCTGGCCGAGGCCGCGCTGAACTTCGGCAGTTTCGAGTTTTTCTGGCTGGCGGTCTTCGGCATCCTGATTTCCGGCCAGCTGACCGCCGACACCACGGCGCTCAAGGGCTACATCGCCGGGCTGCTCGGGCTCGCGGTTGCGATGATCGGCTCGGAGGGCATTCACGCGCATGTGCGTTTCAACCTCGGGATCCAGGACCTGAACGCCGGCATCGCGCTGATCCCGGCGATGGTCGGGGCCTTCGGCTTTGCCGAGGTGCTGACGGCGATGTGGAACCGCGCGGGCGAGTTGGCGGTGAAGAAGGACAAGAGCGACCGGACGATCCCGCACTTCGTGGATCTCTGGCGCTACAAGTTCACCATCGCGCGCTCGGGGCTGATCGGCACGCTTGTGGGCATCATTCCTGGCGTGGGCGAGGATATCGGGGCCTGGGCCAGCTATGCCGCCGCGCGCAAGACATCGAAGGAAAAGGAAAAGTTCGGACACGGCAGCCA encodes:
- a CDS encoding tripartite tricarboxylate transporter TctB family protein produces the protein MHMALADRLTAILLFLLGLALLAGGYTMDRLEIRQIHPASIPGLVPMILGVLLSLCAALLFWTSVKTDERNAALVLSGGSWARLGITTTICTVYALGLVGWLPYFWATFVFTTCFTLVFSFPVEGARRAQVISLAGALALGFGVALGSSLLFEKLFLVRLP
- a CDS encoding tripartite tricarboxylate transporter permease, translated to MSGLGDLLSGLGTLLTPTMLFHAAWATLLGIVVGSLPGLTATMGVALMTTLTYSLDSTSAIFVLICMYVGAIYGGSRSAILLNIPGTPASAATSLDGYPLAKQGRAGYAMGLATAGSALGTLAGVLMLVLIAPPLAEAALNFGSFEFFWLAVFGILISGQLTADTTALKGYIAGLLGLAVAMIGSEGIHAHVRFNLGIQDLNAGIALIPAMVGAFGFAEVLTAMWNRAGELAVKKDKSDRTIPHFVDLWRYKFTIARSGLIGTLVGIIPGVGEDIGAWASYAAARKTSKEKEKFGHGSHEGLLAAETGNSAVVPGSLIPAITLAVPGSASAAVLIAALFIHGIRPGPLIMIEQPHFVGLISAMVLIATLFMAFYGLTLTKAFVQVLKVPYSYLMPVVFVLCVIGTYALSQRVFDIWIMVFFGLVGFVLRQMKYPMAPLVLGIILGDLLDKSLRRGLTLSDGELAPFFTRPVSAAFVALIVLSIAMNLPVVRRVALAPFRWIGARFNA